A single region of the Musa acuminata AAA Group cultivar baxijiao chromosome BXJ1-11, Cavendish_Baxijiao_AAA, whole genome shotgun sequence genome encodes:
- the LOC103970676 gene encoding uncharacterized protein LOC103970676, protein MASVGMGGFYRQKKRGGIAKPTLKRSSTGKSAAIALSFTDPDQSPVLGAIAEHGKTASAVAFEEERLRQFDLDMRYGPCLGLSRMERWDRAAAMGLNPPGDLEAILLKSSAAAADCHWEGRI, encoded by the exons atggCGTCGGTCGGCATGGGGGGCTTCTATCgccagaagaagagaggaggaatcgCCAAGCCCACCCTCAAGCGGAGTAGCACCGGCAAGTCCGCCGCCATCGCCTTGTCCTTCACCGATCCGGACCAAAGCCCCGTCCTCG GGGCTATTGCGGAGCACGGGAAGACAGCGTCGGCGGTGGCATTCGAGGAGGAGAGGCTGCGGCAGTTCGATCTGGACATGAGGTATGGCCCCTGCCTGGGACTCAGCCGGATGGAGCGGTGGGACCGGGCGGCTGCCATGGGGCTGAACCCGCCGGGTGATCTGGAAGCCATCCTTCTGAAGTCGTCCGCCGCCGCTGCCGATTGCCACTGGGAGGGACGAATCTAA
- the LOC103970677 gene encoding RNA polymerase sigma factor sigA-like, with product MMATSAVVGLSTGKRLLTSSFCPTDLAEKLFPILDQTTLPFPAASTKSVVVAQKPSPFRPNAPPTRHVPIIKALKEHVHTLAPSPSDLESSLEALILLQKSMLEKQWELPFTQMTTVAAPGNGCRVPEIARSGISARERRMISRRKCIGHRDAMAPASRVRQLRSCVSPELLNSDASGYVRGTVSESLLTHAEVVNLSKKIRAGMRVEEHRSRLKEKMGYEPTDKQLASSLRMSRAELHTKMIECSLAREKLAMSNVRLVMSIAQKYENMGTAMADLIQGGLIGLLRGIEKFDASKGFKISTYVYWWIRQGVTRTLFKNSRTLRLPAHLHERLGSIRHAKIRLEEKGIAPSIDKLAESLNMSQKKVRNATQAASIVLSIDREAFPSLNGLPGKTLHSYIADRNLENNPWHGFEEWSLKDEVDKLLYMTLSNRERDIISLYHGIDNECHTWEDIGKKFGLSRERVRQVGLVAMEKLKHAARRRKLEAMLVKQ from the exons ATGATGGCAACATCAGCAGTCGTTGGATTAAGCACGGGAAAGAGGCTTCTGACCTCTTCATTCTGTCCCACCGACCTCGCCGAGAAGTTATTCCCCATTCTGGATCAAACTACGCTGCCATTTCCAGCGGCCTCCACGAAGTCCGTCGTAGTTGCACAAAAGCCCTCCCCATTCAGGCCGAATGCCCCACCGACCAGACACGTACCGATCATCaaggcactgaaagagcatgtccATACCTTGGCCCCTTCACCTAGTGATCTCGAATCCTCTCTGGAGGCCCTCATCTTGCTACAGAAGTCTATGTTGGAGAAGCAATGGGAACTCCCGTTCACGCAGATGACAACTGTTGCTGCTCCTGGAAACGGCTGCCGGGTGCCCGAAATCGCTCGCTCCGGGATATCTGCTCGTGAGAGGAGAATGATTTCGAGAAGGAAATGTATTGGTCATAGGGATGCCATGGCACCTGCAAGCAGAGTGAGACAGCTTCGATCTTGTGTTAGCCCTGAGCTGCTTAACTCCGATGCCAGTGGTTATGTCAGAGGAACCGTCAGTGAGAGCTTGCTTACACACGCAGAGGTCGTGAATCTGTCGAAGAAAATAAGAGCTGGTATGCGTGTAGAGGAACACAGGTCAAG ACTGAAGGAAAAAATGGGATATGAGCCAACCGACAAGCAACTGGCTTCTTCACTGAGGATGTCGCGTGCTGAACTGCACACAAAAATGATCGAGTGTTCTCTGGCAAGGGAGAAGCTTGCGATGAGCAATGTCCGTCTGGTGATGTCTATTGCCCAAAAGTATGAAAACATGGGGACTGCAATGGCCGATCTTATCCAG GGTGGCTTGATTGGGCTTCTTCGTGGGATAGAAAAGTTTGATGCTTCCAAGGGCTTCAAAATTTCTACTTATGTGTACTGGTGGatccggcag GGTGTCACAAGAACATTGTTCAAGAACTCCAGGACTTTAAGACTGCCTGCTCATTTACATGAAAGACTCGGTTCAATTAGGCATGCAAAGATCAGACTGGAAGAGAAGGGAATTGCACCATCAATTGAC AAACTTGCCGAGTCCCTGAACATGTCACAGAAGAAAGTAAGGAATGCCACACAG GCTGCGAGTATAGTACTTTCTATCGATAGAGAAGCCTTCCCCTCCCTGAATGGCCTTCCTGGCAAGACTCTCCACAGT TATATTGCAGATAGGAACCTCGAAAACAATCCCTGGCATGGTTTTGAGGAATGGTCTCTCAAG GATGAGGTCGACAAGCTCTTATACATGACACTCAGCAACCGAGAGAGAGATATCATAAGCCTCTATCATGGTATCGACAATGAGTGTCATACATGGGAAGACATCGGCAAAAA